CTGCTGCGGGAATCGGCCCTCCCGGATGGCGTAATACGTCTCCACGTCACCCCTGCCCAAGTAGTCGAGACAGACCGTCTCTGCCACACGCCCACGCACATCGACCTCCAGCAGCCCCCAGTTCTCGGGCAGATCGGCGAGCTGGAGCAGACCCACAGGGGCCATGTACCAGCGGAAGTCGCCCATCCCGCGCTCAGGGTGGATCCTGAACGGTTTCTTCGCGTCAGCCAGGAAATCGGACCGGGTGGCCTTGCACTCGATCAATACGGTGTAGTCCAGGGTGGGCCGGAATCCAAGGCCGTCTGGAAATTCCTTCTGGCCCATGTACTGGAACTCGGAGAAAACGACACCGTGGCCGTGCTGAAACAGCCATCGGCGGGCCACACGAACCAGATCACTGTGCGTCAGTTCGCTCATCCTTCTCCCCCCGCGAGCGCCTGGGCCAGCGCGAGGCTCAGGGCCACCGCCGGAGCAGCAGCAGAGACGCAGTGCGGGCCAATCTCCGCCACATAGACCCGACCCGACCCCGACCAAATCGCCGCCCGGCAGTGCTCGGCGTGCATCTGCAACTCCCACGCCCAACCGCGCGCCTCAATCTCCTCCCGAAGTGCCATCTCTACGGAGAAGCCGTCGCGCTCGTTGGGTGCGTCCTGGGCAAACTGGACATCCCAACCGGCGTCATAGATCAGGGTGATGTCGGCCATCTGCCCGTAGGGTGGCGAGCTGACCTGTATCCGTCGCGGTATCTGCCGTGCCAGGACTGAGAGGGTCACCCCGAGAGGTGGTCCCCCTGCGCCGGCCAGCGCCTCCGCCGGGCTCACTGGGGCTCCGAGGTGGGGGAGAGAGCGATCTATTGCCTGCTGAGCCAATCTCTCGGCAGGAGTCCAAGCAAAGTCAATAAGGGTCTGAGGTCGAATGATGAATGCGGGGTCCAAGGCATAATTTGTGTGGTTGTCGTCAATGCAGATATACTTTCCCCGCTTTGTATCCCAGCGGAAGGCATAGTAATAGCGGGTGCCGCCCATGAACTTGACGCATTCATAGGACCGGAGGTCAAGTGGGCCTCCGATACTGCTTCGTTCACTGACGGCGCTCATCCTGCCCTCCCGGCCGGGGACGCGGCCTGGGCGTCAGCAGGCGCAAGGGCGCCGCTCACTCCGCACCCGCCAACGCCGGAGCAGGGGAGCGAGGCAGGCGGGCCAGCTTGTCGGCAGCGGCATAGATCGCATGAGCTTTTGGCCGCCATTCATCGGCCTCGTCGGTCTCAAGCCATTCACCCTCGGGGGTCAGGCAACCCAGACGTTCGAACACTGCGTCAACCTGACGGCGTAGGGTGGCCCATCGCCATGTGCGGGCATCGGTCACGGTAGGCACGCCCGCCTCCGCCCCGCTGCTGCTGGCTGGCGCAGGGGCCAACGCGGGGAGATGCTTCAAGACGGCACGAACAGTCGCACGATCCAACTCCTTCCCCGCTTCGGAAAGCTGGGCATAGGGCACCATGTACTCTTCCCCATCCGGCCCGCAACGGGACGTGACGCCCTGAGAGAGCTTCCCCTCCACCCAATCGGCATGGACGGCAGCGGCAAGGAGTTCCACCTGGGCGGCGTCCATCTTGGTGTTCTTCTCGGTCAGCTTGCTTTGTAGCTCGTGCCAGTCACTCATGGGTGCCCTTGTGGTACTTCCCCATCGGGTTGCGCGGTACGCCGGGATTCTGCGAGCAACTCGGGCAGAGCCAGCCATACTCCGGGAAGAACTGCCAGCCGGGAGGGGTAGCGGCGTGCCCAGGAGCGATGAGCGCCCGACCGGAAGCAGGGCAGGTGTGATACTGCTTGAGGGTGTCGCTCTCGATCTGCCCGCCGCAGGAGAACCCGTGTTCAACTCGGCGTTTACCGGCGAAAGGGCTGATCTTCACGGGGTAGTTGCTGCGGTCAATGTCACTCATGGGTGCCCTCCTGGGCGGGAGCGGAGGCGAGACGGTAAAAAGCCCACGAATACATGCCCTGCACCTTCATGCGGCGAGTCAGGAACCCCTCAGCCGTCAGAGCCTCACAGACCCGGCGCAAGTTGCCGTCACTGACCGGGTTCTCGGCCTCCCACTCGCGGA
Above is a genomic segment from Deinococcus sp. Leaf326 containing:
- a CDS encoding RyR domain-containing protein, producing MSDWHELQSKLTEKNTKMDAAQVELLAAAVHADWVEGKLSQGVTSRCGPDGEEYMVPYAQLSEAGKELDRATVRAVLKHLPALAPAPASSSGAEAGVPTVTDARTWRWATLRRQVDAVFERLGCLTPEGEWLETDEADEWRPKAHAIYAAADKLARLPRSPAPALAGAE